A genomic region of Zea mays cultivar B73 chromosome 6, Zm-B73-REFERENCE-NAM-5.0, whole genome shotgun sequence contains the following coding sequences:
- the LOC100278599 gene encoding uncharacterized protein LOC100278599, whose amino-acid sequence MAMLHSWRHLDLVLRYSYGSLIMARSIGLKCKKQSKLDWQRPFCATNYARGQHFATTKMMNRVEGREVTNTDEDAVCPVSIIENTSHRDGSIYRRCNDFLTLYRITDRGETRLEPMALSEPTNCQPNREKCIRHLPKPMMQIFSLTLGKIPIERDSVELYGYMAVRDDQDLLLNYIVNRSRDEAILLQKDSLIEMTGPKRGISMVSSVLVEFDMRIKNGDREEDDLQLIDGMIDYSELRTPCWPPFTYRINGDCGAVDMTVARILCGVEATIEVFISEVHAQEGVRLSLSSFVFVSDSEEEEIQLFNGIVGESSGLRYAVAVFEDTWMHLKFKVGKNNDLKDDAERCIPIEVNTHGCVSKKVNFDLASMSVKVTWSTLTNQIPAWISGIDFNTM is encoded by the exons ATGGCGATGCTCCACTCATGGCGGCATTTGGATCTTGTCTTGCG ATATTCTTATGGATCCTTGATCATGGCAAGGAGCATTGGATTAAAATGCAAGAAGCAAAGCAAGCTAGATTGGCAACGCCCTTTCTGCGCCACAAATTATGCTCGAGGACAACATTTTGCCACCACCAAAATGATGAACAGGGTGGAGGGTAGGGAGGTAACCAATACTGATGAAGATGCGGTTTGTCCAGTGTCTATCATTGAGAACACAAGTCACCGCGATGGGTCTATATACCGCAGATGCAATGATTTTCTAACACTGTATCGTATTACAGACCGTGGTGAGA CTCGGTTGGAGCCAATGGCGTTATCAGAGCCCACAAATTGCCAGCCTAATCGAGAAAAGTGCATTAGGCATTTACCAAAGCCCATGATGCAAATTTTCTCATTAACATTGGGTAAAATTCCCATCGAAAGAGATTCAGTAGAATTATATGGTTACATGGCGGTGCGGGATGATCAGGATTTATTGCTTAATTACATTGTCAATCGGAGCAGGGATGAAGCCATTTTACTGCAAAAG GATTCCCTTATCGAAATGACTGGCCCTAAGCGAGGCATCTCAATggtttcctctgtacttgttgagttTGATATGAGGATAAAGAATGGAGATCGAGAAGAAGATGATCTACAGCTCATTGATGGAATGATAGACTATTCTGAGCTAAGGACACCATGCTGGCCACCATTCACATATCGCATAAACGGTGATTGTGGTGCGGTTGACATGACTGTAGCCCGCATTTTATGCGGAGTGGAGGCCACGATAGAAGTTTTCATATCAGAAGTGCATGCGCAGGAAGGTGTCCGTTTGTCTCTCAGTTCGTTTGTTTTTGTCAGTGattcagaagaagaagaaattcagCTCTTCAATGGCATTGTTGGTGAGTCAAGTGGCTTAAGATACGCGGTTGCTGTATTCGAGGATACTTGGATGCATTTGAAGTTCAAAGTGGGTAAAAACAATGACTTAAAAGACGACGCTGAACGCTGTATTCCCATTGAAGTAAACACTCATGGATGTGTGAGTAAAAAAGTAAACTTTGATCTCGCCTCTATGTCGGTGAAGGTGACTTGGTCGACTTTGACAAACCAAATTCCAG CGTGGATATCAGGCATCGATTTCAACACCATGTGA
- the LOC103629748 gene encoding putative pentatricopeptide repeat-containing protein At3g08820 translates to MSDAAAAIRRLLVAGVRPSTHLPPLTVKLLHARVLRLDILADLSLLLLRATTSSGLHLHALRLHALLPEPSHLTFPFALKSASRLPFPLPVGAQLHARSLKLPSHSNPHVLTSLLGLYAKCGRLHDAQRAFDEMPHPSTVSWTALIAAYMDAGHALEAIGVARRAFASGMRPDSFTAVRVLTACARVADLETGEAVWAAARQEEGVAESVFVATAALDLYVKCGEMEKARSVFDEMKNRDAVAWGAMVGGYASNGHPREALDLFFAMQMEGAKPDCYTVVGALSACTRLGALDLGRQAVGMVHWDEVLGNPVLGTALIDMYAKCGSTSEAWMVFQQMLERDIIVWNAMILGLGMTGHEKIAFALVGQMKKSGVKLNDNTFIGLLCSCTHTGLVNDGRQYFHNMTHVYRISPRIEHYGCMVDLFSRAGLLEEAHQLIGDMPMLANAVVWGALLGGCKIHRNADLAEHALKQLIRLEPWNSGNYVMLSNIYSNSGRWEDAAKLRLEMKAKGIEKVPASSWVELDGKVHKFYVGDDSHPLSDKIYAKLDELGMEMKAMGYEPTTEVVMFDVENEEKENTLVHHSEKIAIAFSLITTEPGETIRVTKNLRVCTDCHSAIKLISRITCREIVVRDNNRFHCFRDGHCSCNDYW, encoded by the coding sequence ATGTCGGACGCCGCCGCGGCCATCCGCCGACTCCTCGTCGCCGGCGTCCGCCCCAGCACCCACCTGCCGCCGCTCACCGTCAAGCTCCTCCACGCCCGCGTCCTCCGCCTGGACATCCTCGCCGACCTATCCCTGCTCCTCCTCCGCGCCACTACCTCCTCCGGCCTGCACCTCCACGCGCTCCGTCTCCACGCCCTCCTCCCCGAGCCCTCCCACCTCACCTTCCCGTTCGCACTCAAGTCCGCCTCGCGCCTCCCCTTCCCGCTCCCCGTCGGCGCGCAGCTCCACGCGCGCTCGCTCAAGCTCCCCTCCCACTCCAACCCGCACGTGCTCACCTCGCTCCTCGGCCTCTACGCGAAATGCGGCCGCTTGCACGACGCGCAGAGGGCGTTCGACGAAATGCCCCACCCCAGCACCGTCTCCTGGACCGCGCTCATCGCCGCGTACATGGACGCGGGGCACGCTCTCGAAGCCATTGGGGTCGCCAGGAGGGCGTTCGCGAGCGGCATGCGCCCCGACAGCTTCACGGCGGTGCGGGTGCTCACCGCGTGCGCCCGCGTCGCAGATCtggagaccggggaggccgtgtgGGCGGCGGCGCGGCAGGAGGAGGGGGTCGCGGAGAGCGTGTTCGTGGCGACTGCGGCGTTGGACCTGTACGTCAAGTGCGGGGAGATGGAGAAGGCTAGATCAGTGTTTGACGAGATGAAGAACAGGGATGCGGTGGCCTGGGGCGCGATGGTCGGAGGGTACGCCTCCAACGGACATCCTCGGGAGGCTCTGGACCTTTTCTTCGCGATGCAGATGGAGGGAGCGAAGCCGGATTGTTACACGGTGGTCGGGGCGCTCTCAGCGTGCACGAGGTTAGGTGCGTTGGATTTGGGACGGCAGGCGGTTGGAATGGTGCACTGGGATGAGGTCCTTGGCAACCCAGTCCTGGGTACTGCACTGATCGATATGTATGCCAAGTGTGGGAGCACAAGTGAGGCGTGGATGGTGTTCCAGCAGATGTTGGAGAGGGACATCATTGTCTGGAATGCGATGATCCTGGGGCTTGGCATGACTGGCCACGAGAAGATTGCATTTGCGCTTGTTGGTCAGATGAAGAAGTCGGGTGTGAAGCTGAATGATAATACCTTCATTGGATTGCTCTGCAGCTGCACACATACTGGCCTTGTAAATGATGGGCGGCAGTACTTTCATAACATGACTCATGTATACCGTATAAGCCCTAGGATTGAGCATTATGGTTGTATGGTTGACCTATTCAGTCGTGCGGGATTGCTGGAAGAGGCTCATCAGCTGATTGGTGACATGCCAATGCTGGCAAATGCCGTTGTATGGGGAGCACTCCTCGGTGGTTGCAAGATCCACCGGAATGCTGACCTTGCTGAACATGCGTTGAAGCAGCTCATCCGACTGGAGCCATGGAATTCTGGGAACTATGTCATGCTTTCTAACATATACTCGAACAGTGGAAGATGGGAAGATGCTGCAAAGCTTAGGTTGGAAATGAAGGCAAAGGGGATTGAGAAGGTCCCTGCATCTAGCTGGGTTGAGCTTGATGGTAAGGTCCACAAGTTCTATGTTGGGGACGATTCACATCCTCTCTCAGATAAGATTTATGCAAAGCTTGATGAATTGGGCATGGAAATGAAGGCCATGGGGTATGAACCCACTACTGAGGTGGTGATGTTTGatgtcgaaaatgaggagaaggaaAACACACTAGTGCATCACAGCGAGAAGATTGCCATCGCATTCAGTCTCATCACTACTGAACCAGGAGAGACCATTAGGGTCACCAAAAACCTCCGAGTTTGCACTGACTGCCACTCTGCCATCAAGCTCATATCGAGGATAACCTGTCGTGAAATTGTTGTACGAGATAACAATAGATTCCATTGCTTTAGAGATGGTCATTGTTCTTGCAATGACTACTGGTAG
- the LOC114574140 gene encoding uncharacterized protein LOC114574140 yields the protein MESVGLWTEAGESIKNATSPRLGRVGPAMGDRPAPIEKVAVPEKMALFLHAAVTSPGHQQQHGASSHEAPAAANITPRTTTARNKQQHLPVSPGACLCSPTVHEGSFRCRLHRGSGSGSGLHEMKMSKKAGV from the coding sequence ATGGAATCGGTTGGACTGTGGACCGAGGCCGGCGAATCAATCAAGAACGCCACCTCTCCTAGGTTAGGGCGTGTTGGACCTGCCATGGGGGACAGGCCGGCGCCGATCGAGAAGGTCGCGGTGCCGGAGAAGATGGCCTTGTTCCTCCACGCCGCCGTCACGTCACCGGGACACCAGCAGCAGCACGGCGCCTCGTCGCACGAGGCGCCCGCCGCCGCGAACATCACGCCGCGGACAACAACAGCCAGGAataagcagcagcacctgccggtgAGCCCCGGGGCGTGCCTCTGCTCGCCGACCGTGCACGAGGGCTCGTTCCGGTGCAGGCTCCAccgcggcagcggcagcggctccGGACTCCACGAGATGAAGATGAGCAAGAAGGCCGGCGTATGA
- the LOC114574140 gene encoding uncharacterized protein isoform X1, producing MGDRPAPIEKVAVPEKMALFLHAAVTSPGHQQQHGASSHEAPAAANITPRTTTARNKQQHLPVSPGACLCSPTVHEGSFRCRLHRGSGSGSGLHEMKMSKKAGV from the coding sequence ATGGGGGACAGGCCGGCGCCGATCGAGAAGGTCGCGGTGCCGGAGAAGATGGCCTTGTTCCTCCACGCCGCCGTCACGTCACCGGGACACCAGCAGCAGCACGGCGCCTCGTCGCACGAGGCGCCCGCCGCCGCGAACATCACGCCGCGGACAACAACAGCCAGGAataagcagcagcacctgccggtgAGCCCCGGGGCGTGCCTCTGCTCGCCGACCGTGCACGAGGGCTCGTTCCGGTGCAGGCTCCAccgcggcagcggcagcggctccGGACTCCACGAGATGAAGATGAGCAAGAAGGCCGGCGTATGA